One part of the Arabidopsis thaliana chromosome 1 sequence genome encodes these proteins:
- the MES14 gene encoding methyl esterase 14 (methyl esterase 14 (MES14); FUNCTIONS IN: hydrolase activity; LOCATED IN: plasma membrane; EXPRESSED IN: 23 plant structures; EXPRESSED DURING: 13 growth stages; CONTAINS InterPro DOMAIN/s: Alpha/beta hydrolase fold-1 (InterPro:IPR000073); BEST Arabidopsis thaliana protein match is: methyl esterase 12 (TAIR:AT4G09900.1); Has 2201 Blast hits to 2201 proteins in 482 species: Archae - 0; Bacteria - 1205; Metazoa - 3; Fungi - 45; Plants - 622; Viruses - 0; Other Eukaryotes - 326 (source: NCBI BLink).), with the protein MGNKIISMMKKDSKDGGGGGSKSKRMNRSQRKLLADEEMLHRRALSMAIHQAQLSQRFDGSMSRRVGSTSTRKRTLSDPFSNGKQVPDFSESLIVKKFVLVHGEGFGAWCWYKMVASLEESGLSPVTVDLTGCGFNMTDTNTVSTLEEYSKPLIDLLENLPEEEKVILVGHSTGGASISYALERFPEKISKAIFVCATMVSDGQRPFDVFSEELGSAERFMKESQFLIYGNGKDKPPTGFMFEKPHMKGLYFNQSPNKDIALAMISMRPVPLGPMMEKVSLTAERYGKGRRFYVQTLDDRALSPDVQEKLVRENSPEGVFKIKGSDHCPFFSKPQSLHKILLEIAQIP; encoded by the exons ATGGGTAACAAGATAATCtcaatgatgaagaaagatagcaaagatggaggaggaggaggatctAAGAGCAAGAGAATGAATCGGTCTCAGAGGAAATTACTTGCTGATGAAGAGATGTTGCATCGTCGAGCTCTTTCCATGGCGATTCATCAAGCTCAGCTTTCTCAGAGATTTGATGGATCTATGTCTAGACGGGTCGGGTCTACTAGTACTAGGAAACGTACTCTCTCTGACCCGTTTTCTAATGGCAAGCAG GTACCTGATTTTTCAGAGAGCTTGATAGTGAAGAAATTTGTTCTGGTGCACGGTGAAGGATTTGGGGCATGGTGTTGGTACAAAATGGTTGCTTCATTGGAAGAGTCAGGACTGTCTCCTGTTACAGTTGACCTCACTGGGTGTGGATTTAATATGACTGACACAAATACTGTCTCTACCTTGGAGGAATATTCAAAACCGTTGATCGATCTCCTCGAAAATCTCCCCGAAGAAGAGAAG GTTATTCTAGTGGGTCACAGTACTGGAGGTGCTTCCATTTCATATGCGTTAGAGAGGTTTCCAGAGAAAATCTCTAAAGCTATATTCGTATGTGCAACAATGGTTTCTGATGGCCAAAGaccttttgatgttttctctGAAGAG CTTGGTTCCGCAGAGCGGTTCATGAAAGAGTCGCAGTTCTTGATTTATGGGAACGGTAAAGACAAGCCTCCTACGGGGTTCATGTTTGAGAAGCCACATATGAAAGGCTTGTATTTCAATCAATCACCCAACAAG GATATAGCATTGGCGATGATCTCAATGAGACCTGTACCACTCGGACCAATGATGGAGAAAGTATCTCTAACCGCAGAAAGATATGGGAAAGGGAGAAGATTCTACGTCCAGACGCTAGATGACCGTGCACTTTCACCAGATGTTCAAGAGAAGTTAGTGAGAGAGAACAGCCCTGAAGGAGTCTTCAAGATCAAAGGAAGTGATCATTGCCCTTTCTTCTCAAAGCCTCAATCTCTCCACAAAATCCTTCTGGAGATTGCACAGATTCCTTAA
- the OHP2 gene encoding one-helix protein 2 (one-helix protein 2 (OHP2); FUNCTIONS IN: molecular_function unknown; INVOLVED IN: response to light intensity; LOCATED IN: chloroplast thylakoid membrane, chloroplast; EXPRESSED IN: 22 plant structures; EXPRESSED DURING: 13 growth stages; Has 171 Blast hits to 159 proteins in 56 species: Archae - 0; Bacteria - 5; Metazoa - 24; Fungi - 6; Plants - 64; Viruses - 16; Other Eukaryotes - 56 (source: NCBI BLink).), whose amino-acid sequence MSVASPIQCIRILNPSSSSSSSTASSSFRFSTTTKPCVFIIRCSQTEGPLRRPSAPPTLREPQKPVPPSQPSSSPPPSPPPQKAVAVDGKSVTTVEFQRQKAKELQEYFKQKKLEAAGQGPFFGFQPKNEISNGRWAMFGFAVGMLTEYATGSDLVDQVKILLSNFGILDLE is encoded by the exons atgtcagTAGCTTCACCGATTCAATGTATCAGGATTCTAAatccatcatcttcatcttcttcttcgacagCTTCGTCGTCTTTTAGATTCTCAACAACGACTAAGCCATgtgtcttcatcatcagatgcTCTCAGACAGAAGGTCCTTTAAGAAGACCATCGGCTCCTCCTACTCTCCGGGAGCCTCAAAAACCTGTTCCTCCATCACAGCCATCttcctctcctcctccttctccgcCGCCGCAGAAAGCTGTAGCTGTTGATGGGAAGAGTGTAACTACAGTGGAGTTTCAGAGACAAAAGGCTAAAGAGCTTCAAGAGTACTTTAAACAGAAAAAGCTTGAAGCTGCTGGTCAAGGTCCCTTTTTTGGTTTCCAACCCAAAAATGAGATCTCCAATGGAAG gTGGGCTATGTTTGGTTTCGCAGTTGGTATGCTCACAGAGTATGCAACAGGATCAGACCTTGTTGATCAAGTTAAGATCCTTCTCTCAAATTTCGGCATTCTAGACTTGGAATAA
- a CDS encoding uncharacterized protein (unknown protein; BEST Arabidopsis thaliana protein match is: unknown protein (TAIR:AT1G22790.2); Has 74 Blast hits to 74 proteins in 12 species: Archae - 0; Bacteria - 0; Metazoa - 0; Fungi - 0; Plants - 74; Viruses - 0; Other Eukaryotes - 0 (source: NCBI BLink).), whose translation MLFAAEGGGFFSSSASGYSNGLALLLLGQKTEQKPIKVSSQWNHYHLVLEDSDTGFRLDSSKNWLSSACTSLICFGRKSERLESEGKKDEAPSVEDYNNCEVTNRFALKSSLKKRSFSDVVIGDDDVSRDGVVDHIDRRKVQWPDTCGIEIAEVREFEPSEVDESEDEFHHGSGKSCMCTIM comes from the exons ATGTTATTTGCAGCAGAAGGAGGAggattcttctcttcatcagcTTCTGGTTATAGCAATGGTTTAGCTCTTCTTCTATTAGGTCAAAAGACTgaacaaaaaccaatcaaaGTTTCATCACAATGGAACCATTATCATTTAGTTCTTGAAGATTCTGATACCGGGTTTCGGTTAGATTCGTCTAAGAATTGGCTCTCTTCTGCTTGCACTTCTCTCATATGTTTTGGTCGAAAATCCGAAAGACTGGAAAGCGAGGGGAAGAAAGATGAGGCACCGAGTGTGGAGGACTATAATAACTGTGAAGTCACTAATAGGTTTGCACTTAAAAGCAGCTTGAAGAAAAGATCGTTTAGTGATGTTGTgattggtgatgatgatgtgagTAGAGATGGTGTGGTGGATCATATAGATAGAAGGAAAGTGCAGTGGCCTGATACATGTGGTATTGAGATTGCTGAGGTCAGAGAATTTGAGCCTAG TGAAGTTGATGAATCAGAAGATGAGTTTCATCATGGAAGTGGAAAAAGCTGTATGTGCACAATCATGTGA
- a CDS encoding S-locus glycoprotein family protein — protein sequence MDWNERNARIDRSFKGFKPKNPAKWNEKDRPGGCVRNTHLNCKTDEFLKLSMLKLPRSGSAISIKGMWFDPCRDYCLKNCKCQAFALPVGPATLRNSSGGTKQLRIGIGYGQCQRRYVMNYSECGSNAYCNPITNLICNYFKGFKPKNPAKWNEKDRRGGCVRDTRLN from the exons ATGGATTGGAATGAGAGAAATGCTAGAATTGACCG TAGTTTTAAAGGCTTCAAGCCAAAGAACCCAGCCAAATGGAATGAGAAAGATCGCCCAGGTGGTTGTGTTAGGAACACCCATCTTAACTGTAAGACGGACGAGTTTTTGAAGCTTTCCATGCTGAAACTTCCTAGAAGCGGTTCAGCAATTTCAATCAAGGGAATGTGGTTCGACCCTTGTCGAGACTACTGCTTGAAGAACTGCAAATGTCAAGCTTTTGCATTACCAGTAGGTCCGGCAACTTTGAGAAA CAGTTCAGGTGGAACCAAGCAGCTCAGGATTGGGATCGGTTATGGTCAATGCCAGAGGAGGTATGTGATGAATTACTCTGAGTGTGGAAGCAACGCGTATTGCAATCCGATTACAAATCTCATATGCAACTACTTTAAAGGCTTCAAGCCAAAGAACCCAGCCAAATGGAATGAGAAAGATCGTCGGGGTGGTTGTGTTAGGGACACCCGTCTTAACTGA
- a CDS encoding Nucleotide-sugar transporter family protein, whose amino-acid sequence MAPVSKADKKAAVDAAAWMFNVVTSVGIIIVNKALMATYGYSFATTLTGLHFATTTLMTLVLRCLGYIQPSHLPFTELLRFILFANFSIVGMNVSLMWNSVGFYQIAKLSMIPVSCLLEMVFDKIRYSRDTKLSIGLVLVGVGVCTVTDVSVNTKGFVAAFVAVWSTALQQYYVHYLQRKYSLNSFNLLGHTAPAQAATLLVVGPFLDYWLTEKRVDMYDYNLVSVLFITLSCTIAIGTNLSQFICIGRFTAVSFQVLGHMKTILVLIMGFFFFGREGLNLHVVVGMIIAVLGMIWYGNASSKPGGKERRNYSLPTTRQQKLGAASDSDDNEDKA is encoded by the exons ATGGCTCCAGTGAGTAAAGCTGATAAGAAGGCAGCCGTAGATGCTGCTGCGTGGATGTTCAATGTCGTCACTTCTGTTGGTATCATCATTGTTAATAAAGCTTTAATGGCGACTTATGGTTATAGCTTTG CTACAACGTTAACTGGTTTACATTTCGCTACAACGACTCTGATGACGCTTGTTTTAAGATGTCTTGGTTACATTCAGCCTTCTCATCTTCCGTTTACGGAGCTTTTGAGATTTATTCTGTTTGCTAATTTCTCCATTGTTGGAATGAATGTCAGTCTTATGTGGAACTCTGTTGGTTTTTATCAG ATTGCTAAGCTCAGCATGATTCCTGTATCTTGTTTGTTGGAAATGGTTTTCGATAAGATTCGTTATTCCAGAGATACAAAGCTTAGCATAGGACTGGTTCTTGTGGGTGTTGGTGTTTGCACTGTTACTGATGTTAGTGTAAACACTAAAGGATTTGTAGCCGCTTTCGTTGCTGTGTGGAGTACTGCTCTGCAACAATAC TATGTACATTACCTTCAGCGCAAGTACTCGCTTAACTCATTCAACCTATTGGGACATACCGCTCCAGCCCAAGCCGCAACATTACTGGTAGTTGGCCCGTTTCTTGATTATTGGCTGACAGAAAAAAGAGTAGACATGTACGATTACAACTTGGTTTCAGTG CTGTTTATAACCCTGTCGTGCACAATAGCGATTGGAACCAACCTAAGCCAGTTCATCTGCATCGGAAGATTCACAGCTGTATCGTTCCAAGTGCTGGGACACATGAAGACGATCCTGGTGCTGATAAtgggcttcttcttctttggtagAGAAGGTCTTAACTTGCACGTGGTTGTTGGAATGATAATTGCAGTACTGGGTATGATCTGGTACGGTAATGCCTCTTCGAAGCCAGGAGGCAAAGAGCGACGAAACTATTCTCTTCCAACTACCCGTCAACAGAAACTCGGAGCTGCTTCGGATTCTGACGACAACGAAGACAAAGCCTAG
- a CDS encoding Ribosomal protein S13/S18 family (Ribosomal protein S13/S18 family; FUNCTIONS IN: structural constituent of ribosome, protein binding; INVOLVED IN: translation; LOCATED IN: in 6 components; EXPRESSED IN: 23 plant structures; EXPRESSED DURING: 13 growth stages; CONTAINS InterPro DOMAIN/s: Ribosomal protein S13-like, H2TH (InterPro:IPR010979), Ribosomal protein S13, conserved site (InterPro:IPR018269), Ribosomal protein S13 (InterPro:IPR001892); BEST Arabidopsis thaliana protein match is: S18 ribosomal protein (TAIR:AT4G09800.1); Has 7956 Blast hits to 7953 proteins in 2911 species: Archae - 236; Bacteria - 5065; Metazoa - 352; Fungi - 176; Plants - 401; Viruses - 0; Other Eukaryotes - 1726 (source: NCBI BLink).), giving the protein MSLVANEEFQHILRVLNTNVDGKQKIMFALTSIKGIGRRLANIVCKKADVDMNKRAGELSAAEIDNLMTIVANPRQFKIPDWFLNRQKDYKDGKYSQVVSNALDMKLRDDLERLKKIRNHRGLRHYWGLRVRGQHTKTTGRRGKTVGVSKKR; this is encoded by the exons ATG TCTCTGGTTGCAAATGAGGAGTTTCAGCACATTTTGCGTGTGCTCAACACTAACGTTGATGGTAAGCAAAAGATTATGTTTGCCCTTACCTCTATCAAAGGTATTGGAAGGAGATTGGCCAACATTGTCTGCAAGAAAGCCGATGTCGACATGAACAAGAG GGCTGGTGAGTTATCTGCAGCTGAGATTGACAACCTCATGACTATTGTTGCAAACCCAAGACAGTTCAAGATTCCAGACTGGTTTTTGAACAGACAGAAAGATTACAAGGATGGGAAGTACTCTCAAGTTGTCTCCAATGCCCTTGACATGAAGCTCAGGGATGATCTTGAGCGTCTCAAGAAAATCAG AAACCATCGTGGTCTGAGACATTACTGGGGTCTCCGTGTTCGTGGACAACACACCAAGACAACTGGTCGCAGAGGAAAGACTGTTGGTGTGTCTAAGAAGCGTTAA
- a CDS encoding Pyridoxal phosphate (PLP)-dependent transferases superfamily protein (Pyridoxal phosphate (PLP)-dependent transferases superfamily protein; FUNCTIONS IN: pyridoxal phosphate binding, carbon-sulfur lyase activity, catalytic activity; INVOLVED IN: biological_process unknown; LOCATED IN: endomembrane system; CONTAINS InterPro DOMAIN/s: Pyridoxal phosphate-dependent transferase, major domain (InterPro:IPR015424), EGF-like, alliinase (InterPro:IPR006947), Pyridoxal phosphate-dependent transferase, major region, subdomain 1 (InterPro:IPR015421), Allinase, C-terminal (InterPro:IPR006948), Pyridoxal phosphate-dependent transferase, major region, subdomain 2 (InterPro:IPR015422); BEST Arabidopsis thaliana protein match is: Pyridoxal phosphate (PLP)-dependent transferases superfamily protein (TAIR:AT1G34060.1); Has 290 Blast hits to 290 proteins in 68 species: Archae - 8; Bacteria - 67; Metazoa - 0; Fungi - 6; Plants - 199; Viruses - 0; Other Eukaryotes - 10 (source: NCBI BLink).) encodes MIHNKLLIAGSIILNLVFTIHILYNNTSTWSPTWTNRAALEAEAAASVSCSGHGRSYVDGLGVLDGHKPCECHDCYTGKDCSVLLKDCPVDANSGDPLFLEPFWIRKAEESAVVESGWHRMSYTFNGYGLFMSAELEKIIRKLHNVVGNAVTDNRFIIFGAGATQLLAASVHALSQTNSLSPSRLVTSVPYYNLYKQQADFFNSTNLKFEGDASAWKRSERNDDIKQVIEIVTSPNNPDGKLKRAVLDGPNVKYIHDYAYYWPYFSPITRQADEDLSLFSLSKTTGHAGSRFGWALVKEKTVYEKMKIYISLSSMGVSRDTQLRALQLLKVVIGDGGNEIFRFGYGTLKKRWEILNKIFSMSTRFSLETIKPEYCNYFKKVREFTPSYAWVKCERPEDTDCYEIFKAAKITGRNGEMFGSDERFVRLSLIRSQDDFDQLIAMLKKFVSKEAVVVDSI; translated from the exons ATGATACATAACAAGCTACTCATTGCAGGGTCGATCATCTTGAATCTTGTTTTCACCATTCATATTCTTTATAATAATACAAGCACATGGAGTCCAACGTGGACCAATAGAGCCGCCTTGGAGGCAGAAGCTGCAGCCTCTGTTTCATGCTCAGGCCATGGCAGATCTTACGTGGACGGTCTTGGTGTCCTTGACGGCCATAAACCTTGTGAGTGTCACGATTGCTACACAGGCAAAGATTGCTCCGTTCTTCTCAAAGATTGTCCTGTCGATGCTAACTC AGGAGACCCTTTGTTCTTGGAGCCTTTCTGGATTCGAAAGGCAGAGGAAAGTGCGGTTGTTGAGTCAGGATGGCACAGGATGAGTTATACTTTTAACGGATATGGCTTGTTTATGTCGGCAGAGCTTGAGAAGATCATTAGAAAGTTACATAATGTAGTGGGAAATGCAGTTACTGATAACAGATTCATAATCTTTGGAGCTGGAGCCACACAATTGCTTGCAGCTTCTGTTCATGCCTTGTCTCAAACAAATTCATTATCTCCTTCAAGACTTGTGACTTCTGTTCCATACTACAat TTGTACAAACAACAAGCAGATTTCTTTAATTCTACCAATCTCAAGTTTGAAGGAGATGCGTCTGCGTGGAAGAGGAGCGAGCGCAATGATGATATTAAACAAGTTATAGAGATAGTGACATCTCCGAATAATCCAGATGGGAAGCTGAAAAGAGCGGTTCTTGATGGTCCTAATGTGAAATACATTCATGATTATGCTTACTACTGGCCTTATTTTTCACCTATTACACGTCAAGCTGATGAAGATTTGAGCTTGTTCAGTCTCTCCAAGACTACAGGTCATGCTGGCTCAAGATTCGG CTGGGCATtagtaaaagagaaaactgtttatgaaaaaatgaaaatatatataagtctaAGTAGTATGGGAGTTTCAAGAGACACACAGCTTCGTGCTTTGCAGTTGCTTAAAGTAGTGATTGGTGATGGAGGCAATGAAATATTCCGTTTTGGTTATGGAACCTTGAAAAAAAGATGGGAGATTTTGAACAAGATTTTTTCCATGTCTACGCGTTTTTCGCTCGAAACTATCAAACCTGAGTATTGCAACTATTTCAAGAAAGTTAGAGAGTTTACTCCTT CTTATGCATGGGTGAAGTGTGAGAGACCAGAAGACACAGACTGCTATGAGATTTTCAAAGCGGCGAAGATAACAGGACGTAATGGGGAAATGTTTGGATCGGATGAAAGGTTTGTGCGGCTAAGTCTCATCAGATCACAAGACGACTTTGATCAGCTTATTGCAATGTTGAAGAAGTTTGTCTCCAAGGAAGCTGTAGTTGTTGACTCCATCTGA
- a CDS encoding Pyridoxal phosphate (PLP)-dependent transferases superfamily protein, translating into MIHNKLLIAGSIILNLVFTIHILYNNTSTWSPTWTNRAALEAEAAASVSCSGHGRSYVDGLGVLDGHKPCECHDCYTGKDCSVLLKDCPVDANSGDPLFLEPFWIRKAEESAVVESGWHRMSYTFNGYGLFMSAELEKIIRKLHNVVGNAVTDNRFIIFGAGATQLLAASVHALSQTNSLSPSRLVTSVPYYNLYKQQADFFNSTNLKFEGDASAWKRSERNDDIKQVIEIVTSPNNPDGKLKRAVLDGPNVKYIHDYAYYWPYFSPITRQADEDLSLFSLSKTTGHAGSRFGWALVKEKTVYEKMKIYISLSSMGVSRDTQLRALQLLKVVIGDGGNEIFRFGYGTLKKRWEILNKIFSMSTRFSLETIKPEYCNYFKKVREFTPCKFFF; encoded by the exons ATGATACATAACAAGCTACTCATTGCAGGGTCGATCATCTTGAATCTTGTTTTCACCATTCATATTCTTTATAATAATACAAGCACATGGAGTCCAACGTGGACCAATAGAGCCGCCTTGGAGGCAGAAGCTGCAGCCTCTGTTTCATGCTCAGGCCATGGCAGATCTTACGTGGACGGTCTTGGTGTCCTTGACGGCCATAAACCTTGTGAGTGTCACGATTGCTACACAGGCAAAGATTGCTCCGTTCTTCTCAAAGATTGTCCTGTCGATGCTAACTC AGGAGACCCTTTGTTCTTGGAGCCTTTCTGGATTCGAAAGGCAGAGGAAAGTGCGGTTGTTGAGTCAGGATGGCACAGGATGAGTTATACTTTTAACGGATATGGCTTGTTTATGTCGGCAGAGCTTGAGAAGATCATTAGAAAGTTACATAATGTAGTGGGAAATGCAGTTACTGATAACAGATTCATAATCTTTGGAGCTGGAGCCACACAATTGCTTGCAGCTTCTGTTCATGCCTTGTCTCAAACAAATTCATTATCTCCTTCAAGACTTGTGACTTCTGTTCCATACTACAat TTGTACAAACAACAAGCAGATTTCTTTAATTCTACCAATCTCAAGTTTGAAGGAGATGCGTCTGCGTGGAAGAGGAGCGAGCGCAATGATGATATTAAACAAGTTATAGAGATAGTGACATCTCCGAATAATCCAGATGGGAAGCTGAAAAGAGCGGTTCTTGATGGTCCTAATGTGAAATACATTCATGATTATGCTTACTACTGGCCTTATTTTTCACCTATTACACGTCAAGCTGATGAAGATTTGAGCTTGTTCAGTCTCTCCAAGACTACAGGTCATGCTGGCTCAAGATTCGG CTGGGCATtagtaaaagagaaaactgtttatgaaaaaatgaaaatatatataagtctaAGTAGTATGGGAGTTTCAAGAGACACACAGCTTCGTGCTTTGCAGTTGCTTAAAGTAGTGATTGGTGATGGAGGCAATGAAATATTCCGTTTTGGTTATGGAACCTTGAAAAAAAGATGGGAGATTTTGAACAAGATTTTTTCCATGTCTACGCGTTTTTCGCTCGAAACTATCAAACCTGAGTATTGCAACTATTTCAAGAAAGTTAGAGAGTTTACTCCTTGTAAGTTTTTCTTCTAA
- a CDS encoding uncharacterized protein (unknown protein; Has 30201 Blast hits to 17322 proteins in 780 species: Archae - 12; Bacteria - 1396; Metazoa - 17338; Fungi - 3422; Plants - 5037; Viruses - 0; Other Eukaryotes - 2996 (source: NCBI BLink).), which translates to MRNPRCRLGMVKLSLSSLRNRRVFLSCPRNRLPGLGIVEVIYIKLEESLMRTCNRRVFFIESKKLSLRTRNCRVFSIESEDSSTET; encoded by the coding sequence ATGAGGAATCCACGTTGTCGACTTGGAATGGTCAAGCTTTCTCTATCGAGTCTGAGGAATCGTCGAGTTTTTCTATCGTGTCCGAGAAATCGTCTACCAGGACTTGGAATCGTCGAGGTTATCTATATCAAGTTAGAGGAATCCCTGATGCGGACTTGTAATCGTCGAGTTTTCTTTATCGAGTCCAAAAAATTGTCATTGCGGACTAGAAATTGTCGAGTTTTCTCTATCGAGTCTGAGGATTCCTCGACCGAGACTTGA
- a CDS encoding Ankyrin-repeat containing protein (Ankyrin-repeat containing protein; FUNCTIONS IN: molecular_function unknown; INVOLVED IN: biological_process unknown; LOCATED IN: cellular_component unknown; BEST Arabidopsis thaliana protein match is: Ankyrin repeat family protein (TAIR:AT1G34050.1); Has 27 Blast hits to 26 proteins in 4 species: Archae - 0; Bacteria - 0; Metazoa - 0; Fungi - 0; Plants - 27; Viruses - 0; Other Eukaryotes - 0 (source: NCBI BLink).): MVSHLCIWRPCMKCSIPILNDFSDKAPRYFDILTLGKETVFHLAVEHKNIPTFYIVAESPDRNNLLHQVDRYDNTVLHIAVMSSCYSVILYITMIQQ; encoded by the exons ATGGTTTCACACCTTTGCATTTGGCGGCCATGCATGAAATGCTCAATTCCAATTCTCAATGATTTTTCGGATAAGGCTCCAAGATATTTCGACATTCTAACACTAGGAAAAGAAACCGTCTTCCATCTAGCTGTGGAACACAAAAATATACCAACGTTCTATATCGTGGCAGAGAGTCCCGATAGAAACAATCTTCTCCACCAGGTAGATAGATATGACAACACCGTACTACACATTGCGGTCATGTCCAGCTGCTATTCc GTGATACTCTACATCACTATGATACAACAATAG
- a CDS encoding Defensin-like (DEFL) family protein (Defensin-like (DEFL) family protein; LOCATED IN: endomembrane system; BEST Arabidopsis thaliana protein match is: unknown protein (TAIR:AT3G59930.1).), translated as MAKNLNTVSFTVLLLVLLMASTGILETEAACFKFLGECGAVPFPGTNADCTSCCVGNFGSAVCAGRVEVEGGVKHCHCYGTFFCFQIKHQGQSLTMLAPKSKLMLCALSFLS; from the exons atggcAAAGAACCTCAACACTGTCAGCTTTACCGTTCTCTTGCTTGTCCTCTTGATGGCTTCCACTG GAATCCTAGAGACCGAGGCTGCATGCTTCAAGTTCTTAGGCGAGTGTGGGGCGGTCCCGTTCCCAGGTACAAATGCTGATTGCACAAGCTGTTGCGTGGGGAATTTCGGGTCTGCAGTGTGTGCTGGACGTGTTGAAGTCGAGGGAGGCGTGAAACACTGCCATTGCTACGGAAC TTTCTTTTGCTTCCAAATAAAACATCAAGGGCAAAGCTTAACTATGCTTGCTCCAAAGTCTAAGCTCATGTTGTGTGCACTTTCGTTTCTTTCTTAA